One Leptospira wolbachii serovar Codice str. CDC genomic region harbors:
- a CDS encoding DUF3341 domain-containing protein, with protein MYLPKLEQFHKYKEMDEGVFGIFETPEAIIHAAEKTKEKDYIGFDCILPYPVHGIDEAMGTPRSGLPWITFVAGIFGCAIGILFQYLTHAYDWPLNISGKSLNAWFAYVPIIFELTVFSAGIYTVAALCFLSGIPKATRRILHPDLTSHRFALWIPKSAKGYNESEVVSFVKSLGGSEVTVVKPENQK; from the coding sequence ATGTATCTTCCAAAATTAGAACAGTTTCACAAATATAAAGAAATGGATGAAGGAGTTTTCGGAATTTTCGAAACTCCCGAAGCAATCATACATGCGGCAGAAAAAACCAAAGAAAAGGACTACATTGGATTTGATTGTATCCTTCCTTATCCTGTTCACGGGATTGATGAAGCGATGGGAACTCCAAGATCTGGACTTCCTTGGATCACCTTTGTAGCTGGAATCTTTGGATGTGCGATTGGGATTCTTTTTCAGTATCTCACTCATGCCTATGACTGGCCTCTCAATATCTCTGGAAAATCTCTCAATGCATGGTTTGCCTATGTGCCAATCATCTTTGAATTAACTGTATTTTCTGCAGGGATTTACACTGTAGCTGCACTATGTTTCTTAAGCGGCATTCCCAAAGCAACCCGTCGGATCCTTCACCCGGATTTGACATCTCACAGGTTCGCTCTTTGGATTCCTAAGTCTGCTAAAGGTTATAACGAATCAGAAGTTGTTTCTTTCGTGAAAAGCCTTGGTGGATCGGAAGTAACCGTGGTGAAACCGGAGAACCAAAAATGA
- the nrfD gene encoding NrfD/PsrC family molybdoenzyme membrane anchor subunit, which produces MSLAQAVRDKLDIPDLVTGGKSLKDVTVDIAKPNEDFPTKLWWNTFLLVLTITLIDVAIIGYLFYEGLYLLGINNPVGWGFFVVNFVFWIGIGHAGTLISAVLFLFRQGWRTGINRAAEAMTIFAVLVAASNLILHVGRPWLGYWLFPYPNERGPLWVNFRSPLIWDTFAVSTYLSISMVFWYLGLIPDLATLRDRATETWRKNLYNVLAFGWVGSARSWSHLEIVSMILAALSTPLVLSVHTIVSFDFAVSILPGWHTTIFPPYFVAGAIFSGFAMVVTLMVIAREVFNLKNYITMKHLDNMNKIMMVTGLIVGLAYGTEFFIAWYSGNEYEVFAFWNRAFGPYGWAYFIMISCNVLSPQVFWFRKLRYNIPVMFIASLVVNVGMWFERFVIMMTLNRDFLPSSWAMYTPTLFDYAMLIGTFGIFFTLFLLWCRIMPVIAIAEVKTVMPQKEGAHH; this is translated from the coding sequence ATGTCATTAGCACAAGCAGTTCGAGATAAATTAGACATCCCCGACCTGGTAACAGGCGGGAAGTCGCTTAAAGATGTAACCGTTGATATCGCAAAACCAAACGAAGATTTTCCTACCAAACTTTGGTGGAATACTTTTCTTTTGGTTCTTACGATCACCCTGATCGACGTAGCCATCATTGGTTATTTGTTTTATGAAGGTCTTTACCTCCTCGGGATCAATAACCCGGTAGGTTGGGGATTTTTCGTTGTTAACTTCGTATTCTGGATTGGTATCGGTCACGCAGGAACTTTGATTTCTGCGGTTCTATTCCTCTTCCGTCAAGGTTGGAGAACAGGGATTAACCGTGCCGCGGAAGCGATGACAATCTTTGCCGTACTCGTTGCGGCATCGAACCTCATCTTACACGTTGGTCGTCCTTGGCTCGGATACTGGTTGTTTCCTTATCCAAACGAAAGAGGTCCACTTTGGGTGAACTTCCGTTCCCCACTGATTTGGGATACGTTTGCGGTATCAACTTACCTTTCCATCTCTATGGTGTTCTGGTATTTAGGACTCATTCCTGATTTAGCAACACTTCGTGACCGTGCCACAGAAACTTGGAGAAAGAACTTATACAATGTTCTTGCTTTTGGTTGGGTGGGATCGGCAAGATCTTGGTCTCATTTAGAAATCGTTTCCATGATTCTCGCAGCTCTTTCCACACCGCTAGTTCTTTCGGTTCACACCATCGTATCTTTTGACTTTGCGGTTTCCATCCTTCCTGGATGGCATACGACCATCTTTCCTCCATACTTTGTTGCCGGTGCGATTTTCTCCGGTTTCGCTATGGTGGTAACTCTTATGGTCATTGCTCGTGAAGTATTCAATCTTAAGAACTACATCACCATGAAACACTTGGACAACATGAACAAGATTATGATGGTAACAGGTCTTATCGTTGGTCTTGCTTACGGAACAGAATTCTTTATCGCTTGGTATTCTGGAAACGAATACGAAGTGTTCGCATTCTGGAACAGAGCTTTCGGTCCTTACGGTTGGGCTTACTTTATCATGATTTCTTGTAACGTATTGTCTCCACAAGTGTTCTGGTTCCGCAAACTTCGTTACAATATCCCGGTGATGTTTATCGCATCTCTAGTGGTAAACGTAGGTATGTGGTTCGAACGATTTGTGATCATGATGACTCTGAACCGAGACTTCTTACCGTCCAGCTGGGCGATGTATACACCGACACTTTTCGACTACGCGATGTTAATCGGAACTTTCGGTATCTTCTTTACTCTCTTCCTACTCTGGTGCCGAATTATGCCAGTGATTGCGATTGCAGAAGTAAAAACAGTGATGCCACAGAAAGAAGGAGCACACCACTAG
- a CDS encoding Lsa16 family lipoprotein adhesin, translated as MKNKIVLLMIAGASFTACSKNAEVAWHKNCDAKTNKASLDFTVPLYSEADSNSKVVEFVPTGTVVKVFESRNHNVWAPKYFIKVQTAKNEGYMSPRCFVVNQDPEVSVWRYSKGLVKEYNPFYSPSDKTHYPRGYEYGSLKDLSKEKIPLSDLTKGLEEVPYTNKNMLKQN; from the coding sequence TTGAAAAACAAGATTGTATTACTAATGATTGCCGGAGCAAGTTTCACTGCTTGTTCCAAAAATGCAGAAGTGGCTTGGCATAAAAATTGTGATGCCAAAACCAACAAAGCAAGTTTGGATTTTACTGTTCCATTGTATTCCGAAGCAGATTCTAACTCAAAAGTGGTAGAATTTGTTCCGACAGGAACAGTAGTAAAAGTGTTTGAATCCCGTAACCACAACGTATGGGCACCAAAATACTTTATTAAAGTGCAAACGGCAAAAAACGAAGGTTATATGAGTCCACGTTGTTTTGTTGTAAACCAAGACCCAGAAGTAAGTGTTTGGAGATATTCTAAAGGACTCGTGAAGGAATACAATCCCTTCTATAGTCCTTCAGACAAAACACATTATCCTCGTGGGTATGAGTATGGTAGCTTAAAGGATCTTTCGAAAGAAAAGATTCCACTTTCTGACCTAACCAAAGGTTTGGAAGAAGTTCCTTATACAAACAAAAACATGTTAAAACAAAACTAA
- a CDS encoding DoxX family protein, whose protein sequence is MNEFNSSPAYLWVGRILSGLVIAFLLFDAVGKLAKIEPVLKSMEELGIPGSQAVTIGIILLVITVLYAIPQSSALGALLLTAYLGGAVAIHLRVGNPLFSHTLFPVYIGLLLWIGITLRNPKVKDLFWFF, encoded by the coding sequence ATGAACGAATTCAATAGCTCTCCAGCGTATCTTTGGGTGGGAAGGATCCTAAGTGGTCTTGTGATTGCTTTTTTACTTTTCGATGCAGTGGGGAAATTAGCCAAAATTGAACCTGTTTTAAAAAGTATGGAGGAATTAGGAATTCCCGGATCCCAAGCAGTGACGATAGGAATCATCCTTCTTGTGATCACTGTTTTGTATGCCATCCCGCAAAGTTCTGCGTTAGGTGCCCTGCTACTCACAGCCTATTTAGGTGGAGCCGTAGCCATACATTTGCGTGTGGGAAATCCACTTTTCTCTCACACATTATTTCCGGTATACATTGGCCTCCTACTTTGGATCGGCATTACACTCAGAAACCCAAAAGTAAAAGATCTTTTCTGGTTTTTTTAA
- a CDS encoding c-type cytochrome produces the protein MKQNIFRVLALAGLLVLVNCDYKTPVYEYFPSMYDSPARESQEDDSFATNGSASRIPPKGAIPVGYFPYPYAAEATPDTLPGADKGLKNPIAKANLGDLMIGEKRYQTYCTPCHGVRGLGNGTVVGPAPRFQQSPPSVVSDKIRGWSDGQVYHIITMGRGLMGSYAYQIEPEDRWKLIAYIRKLQEYEVQNKKAN, from the coding sequence ATGAAACAAAACATCTTTAGAGTTTTAGCACTTGCGGGACTTCTTGTTCTCGTGAATTGCGATTACAAAACTCCCGTTTATGAATACTTTCCTAGTATGTATGATTCACCTGCGCGTGAATCTCAAGAGGATGATTCTTTTGCAACGAACGGTTCTGCGTCTCGTATTCCTCCTAAGGGTGCGATTCCAGTAGGATACTTCCCATATCCGTATGCTGCAGAAGCAACTCCTGATACTCTTCCTGGGGCTGATAAAGGATTAAAAAATCCTATCGCCAAAGCAAACTTAGGTGATCTTATGATTGGTGAAAAACGATACCAAACATACTGCACACCTTGCCATGGGGTGAGAGGACTTGGAAATGGAACTGTTGTGGGACCTGCACCAAGGTTTCAACAATCACCTCCTTCTGTTGTCTCTGATAAAATCAGGGGTTGGTCTGATGGACAAGTTTACCATATCATCACTATGGGTCGTGGACTTATGGGAAGTTATGCTTACCAAATCGAACCAGAAGACAGATGGAAGCTCATTGCTTACATAAGAAAACTTCAAGAATATGAAGTTCAAAATAAAAAGGCGAACTAG
- a CDS encoding adenylate/guanylate cyclase domain-containing protein, giving the protein MGQKRAIATSASEERLEKLLEERLIPGSNQEFIDKRIWDLFGETWCVMFTDLSGFSRGVAKFGIIHFLQTIYESQRILIPVVDEFDGILMKDEGDSFMVLFRNTNKAIQCAIHMQKACKRYNEGRAAEEQILLCVGLGYGKILKIGDTDVFGSEVNAASKLGEDTAKAWEILVTSAVKENADETTDFDFEGISEIPPGSDGAYRLVYTLEEPKWVVL; this is encoded by the coding sequence ATGGGACAAAAAAGAGCCATTGCCACATCCGCATCCGAAGAACGATTGGAAAAACTTCTTGAAGAAAGATTAATTCCAGGATCCAACCAAGAATTTATCGACAAACGAATTTGGGATCTTTTTGGAGAAACATGGTGCGTGATGTTTACTGATCTTTCTGGATTTTCTCGCGGTGTCGCTAAATTTGGAATCATTCATTTTTTACAAACCATCTACGAATCGCAAAGAATTCTTATTCCGGTAGTCGATGAGTTTGATGGTATTCTTATGAAAGACGAAGGGGACAGTTTTATGGTTCTCTTTCGAAATACCAACAAAGCCATTCAATGTGCTATCCATATGCAAAAAGCATGCAAAAGATATAACGAAGGAAGGGCCGCTGAAGAACAGATTCTTCTTTGTGTAGGACTTGGGTATGGAAAAATCTTAAAGATTGGAGACACAGACGTATTTGGGTCAGAAGTAAATGCAGCATCTAAGTTAGGTGAAGATACTGCCAAAGCTTGGGAAATTTTAGTTACGAGTGCAGTGAAAGAAAATGCAGATGAAACGACCGATTTCGATTTTGAAGGGATCTCCGAGATCCCCCCTGGTTCGGATGGTGCGTATCGATTGGTGTATACTTTAGAAGAACCCAAGTGGGTTGTTTTATAA
- a CDS encoding TetR/AcrR family transcriptional regulator — protein MGKQEETRKLIIESAFSLIYQNGFQGVGVREIAENANLTIGAFFYHFPTKNLVGYAIIDEFLTKGIMERWILPLEGYENPIEGMIQIFKKTFDSWPEEFVSRGCPLNNLGQEMSAIDSEFQKKAKGLLTTWIQNTKKYLDLAKKQKVIKENTDTLKLAEFIVTFQEATFAMGKVMNDRKVYDSLYVSFKRHLQSHCI, from the coding sequence ATGGGAAAACAAGAGGAAACTCGTAAATTAATCATCGAATCTGCTTTTTCACTGATTTACCAAAATGGGTTTCAAGGTGTGGGGGTTCGTGAGATTGCAGAAAACGCCAATTTAACGATTGGGGCATTTTTTTATCACTTCCCAACCAAAAATCTTGTGGGTTATGCAATCATTGATGAGTTTCTGACCAAGGGAATAATGGAACGTTGGATTCTACCGTTGGAAGGATACGAGAATCCCATCGAGGGAATGATCCAAATATTTAAAAAAACCTTTGATAGTTGGCCAGAAGAGTTTGTTTCTCGCGGTTGCCCACTCAATAATTTAGGCCAAGAGATGTCAGCAATTGATTCGGAATTTCAGAAGAAAGCGAAAGGATTGTTAACCACTTGGATCCAGAACACAAAAAAATATTTGGATCTCGCAAAGAAACAAAAGGTGATAAAAGAAAATACGGACACTCTAAAACTTGCAGAATTCATTGTTACTTTCCAAGAAGCAACCTTTGCTATGGGAAAGGTGATGAATGATCGTAAAGTTTATGATTCTTTATATGTTTCCTTTAAGAGACATTTACAAAGCCATTGTATTTGA
- a CDS encoding methyl-accepting chemotaxis protein, translating into MKSLKYILGLYTFFSILVLSVVVSTLILYLNWGLLVKVYRGEMENAGKSAGAELSNYYKSQLRIAGLLSKQREIVESFQSGKAKFATDLLVGMMQEANGEYENIFLSAPIQNAKIFAAGIPRSIGYQLEEAKVGDHVVVALKKKFLIGSVQESPITGLPVSLVSFPIEDNGRLVGILWIALNLEQVSKRMGEGIHVGSNGYVTAITTKGVVFAGPDKSKILKMDLSKIPEGRPILEAKDGAYFEYTENGKDFAFLIKRLEEWNTIIGVVLPKSDMNSGFIQVAITALVVVFLITALVVFGIFRFLKKRLLPLETSVATLDKMAAGDLTESFTLTNHDEIGQMNLALDGFVKSIRNSLGEIQTVAEEIASSSESLRDSSASFSDMAQGTAASAEEISATTEEVVASMETTAASTVKQHDNILEFNQKIMELSKGAIQIEKDTKAALANTENITKQAKLGGESLNQMKDVIGVILESSSEMKEVIGIIDEISDQTSLLALNAAIEAARAGEAGRGFAIVAEEISKLSDKTAHSIQAIEDMIGKNSKELEEGAKGIRSSVELLNLIIRDIAEVESVMKRLSEATKSQLSYNQEVDERSAEVGRESESIRGAIDEQKRAIEQISQSVIGINNETMHIATGSDLVASSSQSLSHAAETLRTITKRFTITRS; encoded by the coding sequence ATGAAAAGTTTAAAATACATCCTCGGTTTATATACATTCTTCTCCATCTTAGTTTTATCAGTGGTTGTATCGACTCTCATCTTGTATTTAAATTGGGGGCTTCTTGTTAAAGTCTACCGAGGAGAAATGGAAAACGCAGGCAAAAGTGCTGGGGCCGAACTTTCCAATTATTATAAATCGCAACTGCGAATCGCAGGGCTTCTTTCCAAACAAAGAGAGATCGTAGAATCCTTTCAATCCGGAAAGGCAAAATTTGCAACCGATCTCCTCGTTGGTATGATGCAAGAAGCGAATGGGGAATATGAAAATATCTTTTTATCGGCACCCATCCAAAATGCCAAAATCTTTGCTGCAGGAATTCCAAGGTCAATCGGATATCAATTGGAAGAAGCTAAAGTAGGGGACCATGTTGTTGTCGCACTAAAGAAGAAATTTTTAATTGGATCTGTCCAAGAGTCACCAATCACTGGTTTGCCGGTGAGTTTAGTTTCTTTTCCCATTGAAGATAATGGCAGGCTTGTGGGAATATTATGGATTGCATTGAATTTGGAACAAGTTTCCAAACGAATGGGAGAAGGAATTCATGTGGGTTCTAATGGTTATGTCACAGCCATCACCACCAAGGGAGTTGTCTTTGCTGGTCCCGACAAATCGAAAATTCTAAAAATGGATTTAAGTAAAATTCCCGAAGGCCGGCCTATCCTTGAAGCCAAGGATGGAGCCTACTTTGAATATACGGAAAATGGAAAAGATTTTGCCTTTCTTATCAAACGACTAGAAGAATGGAATACCATCATTGGAGTGGTACTCCCTAAATCGGATATGAATTCTGGATTCATTCAGGTTGCGATCACGGCTCTTGTGGTTGTGTTTTTAATCACCGCCCTTGTTGTTTTTGGCATCTTTCGATTTCTTAAAAAACGTTTGTTACCTTTAGAAACATCTGTTGCTACTTTAGATAAAATGGCTGCTGGAGATTTAACCGAGTCATTCACTCTTACCAATCATGATGAAATTGGACAAATGAATTTAGCACTCGATGGTTTTGTGAAAAGTATTCGTAACTCTCTCGGAGAGATCCAGACAGTCGCAGAAGAGATTGCGTCCTCTTCCGAAAGTTTGCGTGATTCTTCTGCTAGTTTTTCGGATATGGCACAAGGAACAGCGGCCTCGGCAGAGGAGATCTCGGCAACCACAGAAGAGGTGGTGGCAAGTATGGAAACAACAGCAGCCTCCACTGTCAAACAACACGACAACATCCTGGAATTTAATCAAAAGATCATGGAACTTTCCAAAGGGGCCATCCAAATTGAAAAGGATACCAAGGCAGCCCTCGCCAATACAGAAAACATTACCAAACAAGCCAAACTCGGTGGTGAGTCCTTAAACCAAATGAAGGATGTGATTGGCGTCATCCTGGAATCTTCTTCTGAAATGAAAGAAGTCATTGGCATCATTGACGAAATCTCTGACCAAACCAGTTTACTTGCTTTGAATGCTGCCATCGAAGCGGCAAGAGCAGGGGAGGCGGGGCGGGGATTTGCCATTGTCGCCGAAGAAATCTCCAAACTTTCCGATAAAACCGCCCACTCCATCCAAGCGATCGAGGATATGATCGGAAAGAACAGCAAGGAATTAGAGGAAGGTGCCAAAGGAATTCGTTCCTCGGTGGAACTACTGAACCTCATCATTCGAGATATTGCCGAAGTCGAAAGTGTAATGAAACGTCTTTCAGAAGCTACCAAATCCCAACTGAGTTACAACCAAGAAGTGGATGAACGGTCAGCAGAAGTTGGTCGTGAATCGGAGTCCATACGTGGGGCCATCGACGAACAGAAACGGGCCATAGAACAAATTTCGCAGTCTGTCATTGGAATCAATAATGAAACCATGCACATTGCGACGGGTTCTGATCTCGTGGCATCCTCTTCTCAAAGTTTATCTCATGCGGCTGAAACCTTGCGCACCATTACCAAGCGGTTTACCATAACGAGGAGCTAG
- a CDS encoding cytochrome c3 family protein, which produces MNIKILKISVPIVAIAALAYLIFSPSRYVGYSPDQPIPFNHKIHAGDNKIDCKYCHTGVENSAHATIPPSSTCMNCHGAGNVAGNQEHVKWLKEQYDSNTPVPWVKVHDQPDFVYFNHSRHVQRGVDCSTCHGNMAEMVKVRQSKSLNMGFCVDCHRENNAPNDCSTCHR; this is translated from the coding sequence ATGAATATAAAAATACTCAAGATCTCTGTGCCTATCGTTGCGATTGCAGCGCTTGCATATTTGATTTTTTCACCTAGCCGTTATGTGGGCTATTCACCCGACCAGCCCATCCCCTTCAACCACAAGATACATGCGGGCGATAACAAAATCGACTGTAAGTATTGCCATACCGGTGTTGAAAATTCGGCCCATGCCACAATTCCTCCAAGTTCCACTTGTATGAACTGTCATGGAGCAGGTAACGTAGCGGGTAACCAAGAACATGTTAAGTGGCTTAAAGAACAATACGACAGCAACACTCCAGTTCCCTGGGTGAAGGTTCATGACCAACCAGACTTCGTATACTTCAACCATTCAAGACACGTACAACGCGGTGTTGATTGTTCCACATGCCACGGCAACATGGCAGAGATGGTAAAGGTTAGACAGTCCAAGTCCCTCAATATGGGATTTTGTGTCGATTGCCATAGAGAGAACAATGCTCCTAACGATTGTTCTACGTGCCACAGATAA
- a CDS encoding TAT-variant-translocated molybdopterin oxidoreductase, which produces MKDDSFQKEKKSLWQSYELRGTSRERELQKQEFYKSPDPLIAKIKKGDFDRKTFLKFMGASVVMTTVGCIQKPAEKIVPYVNLTIKNPDNNEVEQYDFVKHGHSYHYASVCGGCSVGCGVLVKAKDGRPLKLEGNPNHPISEGALCASGQASIFDLYDADRAKEPQQVVNGAAKSSDWFVLDKDVKEKLNANKGKTIVVTKPLTSPATGEFISEFLRSVGGGKHIEVAFASSDDAITIAQEKSYGKAVLPNYHFDKAKVILSIDSDFLNNTNYHNDFSKRRDLTGKNVKSFNAFIAAETHPSMTGSNADQRVPIKPGDQRKFALVIAKALSDLGVGGSTGVSGINVETAASELGISKEVVLRTAKALASAKGESLVVAGGSNALTADAVDLQIAVNMLNSMLGNDGKTIDAGNPLKEGLSNYSENLKTLAKDLKERKAGVVILFGVNPVYEAPNGDEWKKLLHEAAQVVQVSDRVDETALASNWLAPVSHFLESWGDNESVAGIVSVQQPTIRPLFQSKAFEDMLITWAGGSLLGASSLYDYLKTKYSKKTNWEDLLRKGVLVSGNPKADKSGRSFRGTIAPLSPSKSGLTVSLYESTAIGSGERANNSQLQELPDPVSKVTWDNYVAISPQYSRSSGIKLNDVVTVTVGGKSFELPALVQPGLHPEAVGIALGYGRTNVGEIGNGVGKNASILAAEVNGSTVYSGLSITLSPTGKKYKLATTQDHHMMSPGVMMGVEWKERPLIISAKLQDYAKNPGAGIPEPEIPKILIDGKLQRAQGANAPSDQPGSQFAYPGYKWGMAVDLTSCSGCGACVVACNIENNVPMVGRDEVRMGREMHWLRIDRYYIGDPEKPESLEIAHQPLMCQHCDNAPCETVCPVAATVHSSEGTNDMVYNRCVGTRYCSNNCPYKVRRFNWLEHWNEHNLLGEATPTFKARPPRNLGLNPDVTVRSRGVMEKCNFCASRVAEKKIAAKNEGRTLRDGEVKAACEQTCSSNSIVFGNVNDPESKVAKLLKDPRSYKLLEYLNIGPAVTYMTRVRNDV; this is translated from the coding sequence ATGAAAGACGATAGTTTCCAAAAAGAAAAAAAATCGCTTTGGCAGTCTTATGAACTTCGCGGAACTTCTCGCGAACGTGAATTGCAAAAGCAAGAGTTCTATAAATCTCCGGATCCCCTGATTGCAAAAATCAAAAAGGGTGATTTCGATCGTAAAACTTTCCTTAAGTTTATGGGTGCCTCGGTTGTGATGACAACTGTGGGTTGTATCCAAAAACCTGCTGAAAAAATTGTTCCTTATGTGAACCTCACCATCAAGAACCCAGACAACAACGAAGTAGAACAGTATGACTTCGTAAAACATGGACACTCTTACCACTATGCATCAGTATGCGGTGGATGTTCTGTTGGTTGCGGTGTTCTCGTAAAAGCAAAAGACGGACGACCTTTGAAACTCGAAGGAAATCCAAACCATCCGATTTCGGAAGGTGCTCTTTGTGCTTCGGGACAAGCTTCTATTTTTGATCTATACGATGCAGACCGTGCCAAAGAACCACAACAAGTGGTAAATGGTGCCGCAAAATCTAGCGACTGGTTCGTTCTAGATAAAGATGTAAAAGAGAAACTAAACGCCAACAAAGGAAAAACCATTGTTGTCACAAAACCTCTTACATCTCCTGCAACGGGGGAATTCATTTCTGAATTCTTACGTTCTGTAGGTGGTGGAAAACACATCGAAGTGGCTTTTGCTTCTTCTGATGATGCGATCACAATTGCTCAAGAGAAATCTTACGGAAAGGCAGTACTTCCTAACTACCATTTCGACAAAGCAAAAGTCATCCTTTCCATCGACAGTGACTTTTTAAACAACACAAACTACCACAATGACTTTTCCAAAAGAAGAGACTTGACTGGTAAGAATGTAAAATCTTTCAACGCCTTCATTGCGGCAGAAACTCATCCTTCCATGACGGGTTCTAATGCTGACCAAAGAGTCCCAATCAAACCTGGGGACCAAAGAAAGTTTGCCCTAGTGATTGCAAAGGCTCTTTCTGATTTGGGAGTAGGTGGATCGACTGGTGTTTCTGGAATCAATGTAGAAACGGCAGCATCTGAGCTTGGAATTTCTAAAGAAGTAGTTCTTCGCACGGCGAAGGCTCTTGCTTCTGCTAAGGGTGAATCTCTTGTGGTGGCCGGTGGTTCGAATGCTCTAACCGCAGACGCAGTCGATCTTCAAATCGCAGTCAACATGCTCAACAGCATGCTTGGTAACGATGGAAAAACAATCGATGCTGGAAATCCTTTGAAAGAAGGTCTTTCTAATTACTCTGAAAATTTAAAAACTCTCGCAAAAGATTTAAAAGAAAGAAAGGCCGGTGTGGTCATTCTTTTTGGTGTGAACCCAGTATACGAAGCGCCAAACGGAGATGAGTGGAAAAAACTCCTTCATGAAGCAGCACAAGTAGTGCAAGTTTCTGACCGAGTGGACGAAACAGCTCTTGCTTCCAATTGGCTTGCTCCTGTGTCTCACTTCCTTGAGTCTTGGGGAGATAATGAATCGGTAGCAGGAATTGTTTCCGTACAACAACCAACCATCCGACCACTCTTCCAATCAAAAGCATTTGAAGACATGCTCATCACTTGGGCTGGTGGATCTCTTCTTGGTGCGAGTTCGTTATACGATTACCTCAAAACAAAATACTCGAAAAAAACAAACTGGGAAGACCTACTTAGAAAAGGTGTGTTAGTTTCTGGAAATCCAAAAGCTGACAAATCAGGAAGATCGTTCCGTGGAACCATCGCTCCTCTATCTCCTTCTAAATCAGGTTTAACTGTTTCTCTTTACGAAAGCACCGCTATCGGTTCTGGCGAAAGAGCAAACAACTCCCAACTCCAAGAACTTCCAGATCCAGTATCAAAAGTGACTTGGGACAATTATGTTGCGATTAGCCCGCAATACTCTCGTTCGTCGGGAATCAAACTCAATGATGTCGTCACAGTCACTGTGGGCGGGAAATCATTTGAACTTCCGGCACTCGTCCAACCGGGCCTCCATCCAGAAGCAGTGGGAATTGCTCTTGGTTATGGAAGAACGAATGTGGGAGAGATTGGAAACGGAGTGGGTAAAAATGCCTCCATTCTTGCAGCAGAAGTAAACGGATCCACTGTATACTCTGGACTTTCGATCACTCTTTCTCCTACAGGGAAGAAATACAAACTCGCTACCACACAGGATCACCATATGATGAGCCCGGGTGTGATGATGGGTGTAGAGTGGAAAGAAAGACCTCTTATCATTTCTGCAAAACTCCAAGATTATGCAAAAAATCCAGGGGCAGGAATTCCTGAACCAGAGATTCCAAAAATCCTAATCGATGGAAAACTACAAAGAGCACAAGGGGCAAATGCTCCGTCTGACCAACCAGGAAGCCAGTTCGCCTACCCAGGATACAAATGGGGAATGGCAGTGGATCTTACTTCTTGTTCTGGTTGTGGTGCTTGCGTAGTTGCATGTAATATTGAAAACAACGTGCCGATGGTAGGACGTGACGAAGTAAGAATGGGTCGTGAGATGCATTGGCTTCGTATCGACCGTTACTATATTGGTGATCCTGAAAAACCAGAATCACTAGAAATCGCACACCAACCACTCATGTGCCAACATTGCGACAATGCTCCTTGTGAGACAGTTTGTCCAGTAGCTGCGACTGTTCACAGTTCGGAAGGAACCAACGATATGGTTTACAACCGTTGTGTGGGAACTCGTTACTGCTCAAACAACTGCCCTTACAAAGTGCGTCGTTTTAACTGGTTAGAACATTGGAATGAACACAACTTACTCGGAGAAGCAACACCTACTTTTAAGGCTCGCCCTCCAAGAAACTTGGGTCTCAACCCAGATGTAACCGTTCGTTCTCGTGGGGTTATGGAAAAATGTAACTTCTGTGCTTCTCGCGTTGCTGAGAAAAAAATCGCAGCGAAAAACGAAGGAAGAACTCTACGGGATGGAGAAGTGAAGGCGGCATGTGAACAAACATGTTCTTCCAATTCCATTGTGTTCGGTAACGTAAATGATCCTGAATCTAAAGTAGCGAAGCTCTTGAAAGACCCTAGGTCTTACAAACTTCTGGAATACCTAAACATCGGACCTGCTGTCACCTACATGACTCGCGTTCGAAACGACGTTTAA